Proteins from a genomic interval of Youhaiella tibetensis:
- a CDS encoding TIGR03808 family TAT-translocated repetitive protein, with product MEKITLTRRRLLAGSTCLGLATLARPAWAQTMLDGATLGVVPDLSEDQSQALQTALEAASAQNLPLFLPPGVYRAANLNVPDGMQVIGMPGETVLTLSEGQTILSVTGRTNVTLDGLAFDGGNGDGGEARTGLLDIQNSRGVTLSNARFVNAAGNGLAIFASEGLVENCTFESVSTALFALDNVGLVISSNRIRDCRNNGILVWRSASGRDGTIVTNNRISNVAFDAGGNGQNGNGINVFRADEVIVANNHIADCAFSAVRLNSTNNTQVTGNTCINSSETAIFSEFAFSGSVIANNIIDAAAVGISIANLDSEGHLATCTGNIVRNITPNSATNPDTTPAGIFAEADVAITGNVIDNVPGPGILAGWGPFLRNVLVNGNIVRNAEVGIAASVVEDAGSAQITNNTISGSRRAAIAGMAWQEFRSEKLAEEASRFPNVTVSGNVTG from the coding sequence ATGGAAAAGATCACGCTTACCCGCCGCCGGCTGCTCGCAGGCAGCACGTGCCTCGGGCTCGCCACCCTTGCGCGCCCGGCATGGGCGCAAACCATGCTGGATGGCGCTACGCTCGGCGTCGTGCCTGATCTGAGCGAAGACCAGAGCCAGGCATTGCAGACAGCGCTCGAAGCGGCCTCCGCGCAGAACCTGCCGCTCTTCCTGCCCCCCGGCGTCTATCGTGCGGCCAACCTCAACGTGCCGGACGGCATGCAGGTCATCGGCATGCCCGGCGAGACCGTGCTGACGCTTTCCGAGGGCCAGACGATCCTTTCGGTCACCGGCCGCACCAACGTCACGCTCGATGGGCTGGCATTCGACGGCGGCAACGGCGACGGTGGCGAGGCGCGGACCGGTCTTCTCGATATCCAGAACAGCCGCGGCGTAACCCTGAGCAATGCTCGGTTCGTCAACGCGGCGGGCAATGGCCTGGCGATCTTCGCGAGCGAGGGCCTGGTCGAAAACTGCACCTTCGAAAGCGTCTCGACTGCCCTCTTCGCGCTGGACAATGTCGGGCTCGTCATCTCCTCGAACCGCATCCGCGATTGCCGCAATAACGGCATTCTGGTCTGGCGCAGCGCCAGCGGGCGCGATGGAACGATCGTCACCAACAACCGCATCTCGAACGTCGCGTTCGATGCGGGCGGCAACGGGCAGAACGGCAACGGCATCAATGTCTTCCGCGCCGACGAAGTGATCGTCGCCAACAATCACATCGCCGACTGCGCCTTCTCGGCGGTGCGCCTCAACTCGACCAACAACACCCAGGTCACCGGCAATACCTGTATCAACAGCAGCGAGACGGCGATCTTCTCCGAGTTCGCCTTTTCTGGCTCGGTCATCGCCAACAACATCATCGATGCGGCAGCCGTTGGCATCTCGATCGCCAATCTCGACAGCGAGGGGCACCTGGCGACCTGCACGGGCAATATCGTGCGCAACATCACTCCGAACTCGGCGACCAATCCCGATACGACGCCTGCCGGCATTTTCGCGGAGGCCGACGTGGCCATCACCGGCAACGTCATCGACAATGTTCCCGGTCCGGGGATTCTCGCCGGCTGGGGGCCGTTCCTGCGCAACGTCCTCGTCAACGGCAACATCGTGCGTAACGCCGAGGTGGGCATCGCCGCGAGCGTCGTGGAAGACGCAGGCAGCGCTCAGATCACCAATAATACGATCTCCGGCTCGAGGCGCGCCGCTATTGCGGGCATGGCCTGGCAGGAGTTCAGGAGCGAGAAGCTGGCCGAGGAGGCCAGCCGCTTCCCCAATGTCACCGTGAGCGGGAACGTCACCGGCTGA
- a CDS encoding class I SAM-dependent methyltransferase, whose amino-acid sequence MTVLSVLEPDMPLASHLAANRANWDERADLHFADETGFYRIAELLAGANLLLPIEREELGDLDGRSVAHLQCHIGTDTLSLRRQGAGVIAGLDFSGRAIAHARELARRTGIDARFEQGAVYDAPQILGTRYDRVFTSWGTLVWMDDLERWARAVAGLLKPGGVFHYVDCHPTAWMLAPDADGNLKLAFDYETAADRPLPVEVVANYNLSKRPLANRQTYEWSHSLSSILNALIGAGLTIEHIGEHEALQWGIGDGMTQGSDHLWRLPPGHVRVPLALTIRARK is encoded by the coding sequence ATGACCGTGCTTTCAGTCCTGGAACCCGACATGCCGCTTGCCTCGCACCTTGCCGCCAACCGCGCCAACTGGGATGAACGCGCCGACCTGCATTTCGCCGACGAAACCGGCTTTTACCGCATCGCCGAGCTGCTGGCCGGCGCGAACCTGCTGCTTCCCATAGAGCGCGAAGAACTGGGCGATCTCGACGGTCGTTCGGTCGCGCACCTCCAGTGCCACATCGGCACCGACACGCTGTCCCTGCGGCGGCAAGGCGCGGGCGTGATCGCGGGGCTCGACTTTTCCGGTCGCGCCATTGCCCACGCTCGTGAACTCGCGCGCCGGACCGGCATCGACGCTCGCTTCGAGCAGGGCGCTGTCTACGACGCGCCGCAGATCCTGGGCACGCGGTACGATCGCGTCTTCACAAGTTGGGGAACGCTGGTCTGGATGGATGACCTCGAGCGCTGGGCGCGCGCCGTCGCCGGCCTGCTCAAGCCCGGCGGCGTCTTCCACTATGTCGATTGCCACCCCACCGCCTGGATGCTCGCGCCGGACGCGGACGGCAACCTCAAACTGGCATTCGACTACGAGACCGCGGCGGACCGGCCGTTGCCTGTCGAAGTCGTTGCCAACTACAACCTCTCAAAGCGCCCGCTCGCGAACCGGCAGACCTACGAATGGAGCCACTCGCTCTCTTCGATCCTCAACGCCCTGATCGGGGCCGGGCTCACGATCGAACACATCGGCGAGCATGAGGCCCTGCAGTGGGGAATCGGCGATGGGATGACGCAGGGAAGCGACCACCTGTGGCGCTTGCCGCCGGGGCACGTTCGCGTACCGCTGGCTCTCACCATCCGGGCGCGCAAGTGA
- a CDS encoding helicase HerA-like domain-containing protein: MLVDDKVYLGTSTRPEYLALKYGNRHGLVTGATGTGKTVTLQIMAEGFSRLGVPVFAADVKGDLSGIAMAGTEQDFLLKRAKEIGFDDYKFEASPTIFWDLFGRQGHPIRATISEMGPLLLARILGLNDTQEGVLNIVFKLADDEGLLLLDLKDLRALLVEVQQRSTEIATKYGNVATASVGAVQRALLVLEQQGGDNFFGERSLAIQDLMRTTPDGRGYVSVLAADELMRSPKLYATFLLWMLSELFEELPEVGDPDKPKLVFFFDEAHLLFDDAPKALLDKIEQVVRLVRSKGVGVYFVTQNPVDVPDTVLSQLGNRVQHALRAYTPRDQKAVKVAADTFRPNPAFSTAEVITQLGTGEALVSVIEEKGAPSMVGRTLIRPPSGRLGPVLPEERRTIMANSPVAGLYDTAVDRQSAFEVLAAKTKQKQEDEARQRELDEQLKQARTAEAQKPKARTSTRQTPQEAAMNSFARAAATALGAALVRGILGSLKRGR; the protein is encoded by the coding sequence ATGCTCGTTGACGATAAAGTCTATCTCGGAACCAGTACCCGGCCGGAGTACCTTGCCCTCAAGTACGGCAACCGGCACGGACTGGTGACGGGTGCGACGGGCACGGGCAAGACGGTGACGCTCCAGATCATGGCCGAGGGCTTTTCGCGCCTCGGCGTCCCGGTCTTCGCCGCGGACGTCAAGGGCGACCTCTCGGGCATCGCCATGGCCGGTACCGAGCAGGACTTCCTGCTCAAGCGCGCCAAGGAAATCGGGTTCGACGACTACAAATTCGAGGCCTCGCCCACGATCTTCTGGGACCTGTTCGGGCGGCAGGGCCACCCGATCCGCGCCACCATCTCGGAGATGGGGCCGCTGCTGCTGGCGCGCATCCTCGGCCTCAACGACACCCAGGAAGGCGTGCTCAACATCGTCTTCAAGCTCGCCGACGACGAAGGCCTGCTCCTGCTCGACCTCAAGGACCTGCGCGCGCTCCTGGTCGAAGTGCAGCAGCGGTCGACCGAGATCGCCACCAAGTACGGCAACGTCGCCACCGCCAGCGTGGGCGCGGTGCAGCGGGCGCTGCTGGTGCTCGAGCAGCAGGGCGGCGACAACTTCTTCGGCGAGCGCTCGCTGGCCATCCAGGACCTGATGCGCACGACCCCCGATGGCCGCGGCTATGTGTCGGTGCTGGCGGCGGACGAACTGATGCGCTCGCCCAAGCTCTATGCGACCTTCCTGCTCTGGATGCTCTCCGAGCTCTTCGAGGAGCTGCCCGAGGTCGGCGATCCGGACAAGCCCAAGCTCGTCTTCTTCTTCGATGAAGCGCACCTGCTGTTCGACGATGCGCCCAAGGCGCTGCTCGACAAGATCGAGCAGGTGGTACGCCTGGTCCGCTCCAAGGGCGTCGGCGTCTATTTCGTAACACAGAACCCGGTGGACGTGCCCGATACGGTTCTCTCCCAGCTCGGCAATCGCGTCCAGCACGCGCTGCGCGCCTATACGCCTCGCGACCAGAAGGCGGTGAAGGTCGCCGCCGACACCTTCCGCCCCAACCCCGCGTTCTCGACCGCCGAGGTCATCACCCAGCTCGGGACCGGCGAGGCGCTGGTCTCGGTGATCGAGGAAAAGGGCGCCCCCTCGATGGTCGGTCGCACGCTCATCCGTCCGCCCAGCGGCCGGCTAGGGCCGGTGCTCCCCGAGGAACGCCGCACCATCATGGCGAACAGCCCCGTTGCAGGGCTCTACGACACGGCAGTCGACCGACAGTCCGCCTTCGAGGTGCTGGCCGCCAAGACCAAGCAGAAGCAGGAAGACGAGGCGCGCCAGCGCGAACTGGACGAGCAGCTCAAGCAGGCCCGCACGGCCGAGGCGCAAAAGCCCAAGGCGCGGACCAGCACCCGCCAGACCCCGCAGGAGGCCGCCATGAACTCGTTTGCGCGGGCGGCAGCCACCGCGCTCGGCGCGGCGCTGGTGCGCGGCATCCTCGGCTCGCTCAAGCGCGGCCGGTGA
- the clpS gene encoding ATP-dependent Clp protease adapter ClpS — MSDAGTTPRLKPEVKTQRPRLHKVILVNDDYTPREFVVLVLKGEFRMSEDEAHRVMITAHTRGVCVVAVYVQEIAETKATRATEAARSKGYPLLFTTEPEE; from the coding sequence ATGAGCGATGCCGGGACCACACCCCGCCTCAAGCCGGAGGTGAAGACGCAACGTCCTCGCCTCCACAAGGTCATTCTCGTCAACGACGACTACACGCCGCGCGAATTCGTGGTGCTCGTTCTCAAGGGCGAATTCCGCATGAGCGAGGACGAAGCGCACCGGGTGATGATCACGGCGCATACGCGCGGCGTGTGCGTGGTTGCCGTCTATGTCCAGGAGATCGCCGAAACCAAGGCCACAAGGGCGACCGAGGCGGCCCGAAGCAAGGGATACCCGCTGCTCTTCACCACCGAGCCCGAAGAGTAG
- a CDS encoding GNAT family N-acetyltransferase, translated as MIEMRRARAEDAQSVRQLVREAYARWVPVIGREPMPMLADYDAAIRDHEIDLMVGDGEIIALIETIAHPDYLFIENIAVSPLHQGKGLGRRLLVHAERQAEAAGLFELRLLTNGAFEANVRLYQSAGFQIEKTEPFMGGTTVYMRKQLGG; from the coding sequence ATGATCGAGATGCGGCGCGCCCGCGCCGAAGACGCACAAAGCGTGCGGCAGCTGGTTCGCGAGGCCTACGCCAGGTGGGTCCCCGTCATCGGACGCGAGCCCATGCCGATGCTGGCCGACTACGACGCCGCCATCCGCGACCACGAAATCGACCTGATGGTGGGCGACGGCGAAATCATAGCCCTCATCGAAACCATCGCGCACCCCGACTACCTCTTCATCGAAAACATCGCCGTCAGCCCACTCCACCAGGGCAAGGGATTGGGGCGCCGCCTGCTCGTCCACGCCGAGCGGCAGGCCGAGGCCGCGGGACTTTTCGAGCTGCGGCTCCTCACCAACGGCGCCTTCGAGGCCAATGTGCGGCTCTACCAGTCCGCCGGCTTCCAGATCGAGAAGACCGAACCCTTCATGGGAGGCACCACCGTCTACATGCGCAAGCAGCTCGGCGGCTGA
- a CDS encoding response regulator: MGESIKVVAVLAANPALSSILTMVLAGCPTLRVRLFESQAALTTYMRLAPVDVLVTDFDCADAPANEVADALRHDTRLFRRDFSIIALTRTVTETTKRAAVSTGIDEVIVKPMSPRYLLERVLSRLRRAERLVGGRTYRGPERRERIAMPRVAAYGRSTDNVVALFGRDERPGIH; encoded by the coding sequence TTGGGCGAATCCATCAAAGTCGTAGCGGTACTGGCAGCCAATCCGGCACTGTCGTCGATCCTGACGATGGTCCTGGCCGGCTGCCCGACGCTGCGCGTTCGCCTGTTCGAGAGCCAGGCGGCGCTCACGACCTACATGCGTCTGGCGCCGGTGGACGTGCTCGTGACCGATTTCGATTGCGCCGATGCGCCGGCCAACGAAGTCGCGGATGCCCTGCGCCACGATACGCGGCTTTTCCGGCGCGACTTTTCGATCATCGCGCTCACGCGCACGGTCACCGAAACCACCAAGCGCGCCGCGGTCTCGACCGGGATCGACGAGGTCATCGTCAAGCCTATGTCACCACGTTACCTGCTCGAGCGCGTGCTCTCGCGCCTGCGGCGGGCCGAGCGGCTCGTCGGCGGCCGCACCTATCGTGGGCCCGAACGCCGCGAGCGCATCGCCATGCCGCGCGTGGCCGCCTATGGGCGCAGTACCGACAACGTCGTGGCGCTTTTCGGCCGAGACGAACGCCCCGGCATTCACTGA
- a CDS encoding superoxide dismutase — MAFELPALPYAYDALGPYMSKETLEYHHDKHHQAYVTNGNKLLEGSGLEGKSLEDVVKESYGKNAGLFNNAGQHYNHIHFWKWMKPNGGGKNLPGALQKAIDSDLGGYDKFRTDFVAAGVGQFGSGWAWLSLKDGKLEITKTPNGENPLVHGGTPLLGVDVWEHSYYIDYRNLRPKYLEAFVDNLVNWDYVAELYEAASK; from the coding sequence ATGGCTTTTGAACTGCCCGCCCTGCCCTATGCATACGATGCGCTTGGCCCGTACATGAGCAAGGAAACGCTCGAGTACCACCACGACAAGCACCACCAGGCTTACGTGACCAACGGCAACAAGCTGCTCGAAGGTTCGGGCCTAGAGGGCAAGAGCCTCGAAGACGTCGTCAAGGAGAGCTACGGCAAGAACGCCGGCCTCTTCAACAATGCCGGCCAGCACTACAACCACATCCACTTCTGGAAGTGGATGAAGCCGAATGGCGGCGGCAAGAACCTGCCGGGCGCGCTGCAGAAGGCCATCGATTCCGACCTGGGCGGCTACGACAAGTTCCGCACCGATTTCGTGGCGGCCGGTGTCGGCCAGTTCGGTTCGGGCTGGGCCTGGCTGTCGCTCAAGGACGGCAAGCTCGAGATCACCAAGACCCCGAACGGCGAGAACCCGCTGGTCCATGGCGGCACCCCGCTGCTGGGCGTGGACGTGTGGGAGCACTCCTACTACATCGACTACCGCAACCTGCGTCCGAAGTACCTCGAAGCGTTCGTCGACAACCTGGTCAACTGGGATTACGTGGCCGAGCTCTACGAAGCCGCCAGCAAGTAA
- a CDS encoding S9 family peptidase, whose amino-acid sequence MSKITPPVAERRQHAATHHGITRQDPYHWLRAENWQEVMHAPETLPADIRAYIEAENAYYEEELGKPTAALQDKIFWEIRGRIKEDDSGIPTPDGPWAYNSRMLEGKQYPLIVRTPREGGEEQVLLDCNVEAGDGYFGFAGASHDPSHKLMTWAADRQGSEYYTIHIRDLATGQEIADRIERTAGDGVWSADSKSLYYTEIDDNHRPFRVRRHDLGTPQADDAIIYEEADPGFFVSVDKTLSDKFIVIDAHDHQTSEVWLIDALKGGEPFVVSKRQLEREYDVDEREGELFILTNADGAEDFKIVTAPVATPGSEYWTDLVPHREGVLILDIIVLRNHLLRLERFEGLPRIVVRDLRTGKEETIRFEEEAYSLGMSVGYEFDTSTFRLTYASPTTPSRTYDYDLETGERTLLKEQEVPSGHNPDDYVTRRVFAEASDGERVPITLLYRKETPIDGTAPTMLYGYGAYGMSMPASFSVSALSLVDRGFVYATAHIRGGMDKGYRWYRLGRREHKVNTFTDFIASAEKLVADGYSAPNRIVAMGGSAGGMLMGAVANMRPDLWAGVLAQVPFVDVLNTMLDDTLPLTPPEWPEWGNPIESDADFKRIQSYAPYEQVEAKPYPPIFALAGLTDPRVTYWEPAKWVAKLRATKTDTNPLYLKTNMGAGHAGASGRFDRLKETALSYAFALKCVNLDETSS is encoded by the coding sequence ATGAGCAAGATTACCCCGCCGGTCGCCGAGCGCCGCCAGCATGCCGCAACCCATCACGGCATCACCCGCCAGGACCCCTATCACTGGCTGCGCGCTGAGAACTGGCAGGAGGTCATGCACGCTCCCGAAACGCTCCCGGCCGACATTCGCGCCTATATCGAGGCCGAGAACGCCTATTACGAGGAAGAGCTCGGCAAGCCTACCGCAGCGCTGCAGGACAAGATTTTCTGGGAGATCCGCGGCCGCATCAAGGAAGACGATTCCGGCATCCCGACCCCGGACGGCCCCTGGGCGTATAACTCACGCATGCTCGAGGGCAAGCAGTACCCGCTGATCGTGCGCACGCCGCGCGAGGGGGGCGAGGAGCAGGTTCTGCTCGACTGCAACGTGGAAGCGGGTGACGGCTATTTCGGCTTCGCGGGCGCCAGCCACGACCCGAGCCATAAGCTCATGACCTGGGCCGCCGACCGGCAGGGCTCGGAATACTACACCATCCACATCCGCGACCTCGCGACCGGCCAGGAGATCGCCGACCGCATCGAGCGGACCGCCGGCGATGGCGTGTGGTCGGCCGACAGCAAGAGCCTCTACTACACCGAAATCGACGACAACCACCGCCCGTTCCGCGTGCGCCGGCATGACCTGGGCACGCCCCAGGCCGACGACGCCATCATCTACGAGGAAGCCGATCCGGGTTTCTTCGTCAGCGTCGACAAGACGCTTTCGGACAAGTTCATCGTCATCGATGCTCATGACCACCAGACCTCCGAAGTCTGGCTGATCGATGCGCTCAAGGGCGGCGAGCCGTTCGTCGTTTCAAAGCGCCAGCTCGAGCGCGAATACGATGTCGACGAGCGCGAGGGTGAGCTGTTCATCCTCACCAATGCCGATGGCGCCGAGGACTTCAAGATCGTCACCGCGCCCGTTGCCACGCCCGGCTCCGAGTACTGGACGGACCTCGTGCCGCACCGCGAAGGCGTGCTCATCCTCGATATCATCGTGCTCAGGAACCACCTGCTGCGCCTCGAGCGCTTCGAGGGGCTGCCGCGCATCGTGGTGCGCGACCTGCGGACCGGCAAGGAAGAGACGATCCGCTTCGAGGAAGAGGCCTATTCGCTCGGCATGTCGGTGGGCTACGAGTTCGACACCTCGACGTTCCGGCTGACCTACGCGTCGCCGACCACGCCCTCGCGCACCTATGACTACGATCTCGAAACCGGCGAGCGCACCCTGCTCAAGGAGCAGGAAGTTCCCTCCGGCCACAACCCGGACGACTACGTGACCCGGCGCGTCTTCGCCGAGGCCAGCGATGGCGAGCGCGTTCCGATCACCCTGCTCTACCGCAAGGAAACCCCGATCGACGGCACCGCCCCGACCATGCTCTATGGCTATGGCGCCTATGGCATGTCGATGCCGGCCTCGTTCTCGGTCTCGGCGCTTTCGCTGGTCGATCGCGGCTTCGTCTATGCCACGGCCCATATCCGGGGCGGCATGGACAAGGGCTATCGCTGGTACCGGCTCGGCCGGCGCGAGCACAAGGTCAACACCTTCACCGATTTCATCGCATCGGCCGAAAAGCTGGTGGCCGATGGCTATTCGGCGCCGAACCGGATTGTCGCCATGGGCGGCTCAGCCGGCGGCATGCTGATGGGTGCCGTCGCCAACATGCGTCCCGACCTCTGGGCGGGCGTGCTGGCCCAGGTGCCGTTCGTGGACGTGCTCAACACCATGCTCGACGATACGCTGCCGCTCACTCCGCCCGAGTGGCCCGAATGGGGCAACCCCATCGAGTCCGACGCGGATTTCAAGCGTATCCAGTCCTATGCGCCCTATGAGCAGGTCGAGGCGAAGCCCTATCCGCCGATCTTTGCGCTGGCCGGCCTCACCGACCCTCGCGTCACCTATTGGGAACCGGCCAAATGGGTGGCAAAGCTGCGGGCAACGAAAACCGACACCAATCCGTTGTACCTCAAGACCAATATGGGGGCGGGGCATGCAGGCGCGTCGGGGCGTTTCGATCGACTCAAGGAAACGGCTTTGAGCTATGCCTTTGCTCTCAAATGCGTAAATTTGGACGAGACGTCCTCATGA
- the msrB gene encoding peptide-methionine (R)-S-oxide reductase MsrB, with the protein MTDEPKVLKSEEEWRNELTPEQFRVTREHGTERAFSHPLNMEKRDGIYHCVACGAPLFESVTKYESGSGWPSFWQPISDTAVGETIDRSHGMVRVEAHCANCGAHLGHVFPDGPQPTGLRYCMNGTALDFEPKS; encoded by the coding sequence ATGACCGACGAGCCCAAAGTCCTCAAAAGCGAAGAGGAATGGCGCAACGAGTTGACGCCGGAGCAGTTTCGCGTGACCCGAGAGCACGGCACCGAGCGCGCGTTCTCTCACCCGCTCAACATGGAGAAGCGCGATGGCATCTACCATTGCGTGGCCTGCGGAGCACCGCTTTTCGAGAGCGTCACCAAGTATGAATCGGGCTCAGGCTGGCCCAGCTTCTGGCAACCGATCAGCGACACGGCGGTGGGCGAGACCATCGATCGTTCGCACGGCATGGTGCGCGTGGAAGCGCATTGCGCCAATTGCGGCGCCCATCTCGGGCACGTCTTCCCCGATGGTCCGCAGCCGACCGGCCTGCGCTATTGCATGAACGGCACCGCGCTCGACTTCGAGCCCAAGTCCTGA
- a CDS encoding putative monovalent cation/H+ antiporter subunit A → MAPSLDQTITLIAIAPFLAAILAPFIFRFAGSYSGWILAIVPAAIFLYVLNFIEPVAANGAVRAGLDWIPSYDLRFSFLLDGLSLTFALTIAGVGTLILIYSGGYLKGHPHQGRFLAYMLAFMGAMLGLVTADNLVSLVLFWELTSVTSFLLIGFDHMRQAARRAAIQALVVTGAGGLALLLGAVILHQVAGNWELSAILGQGEVVRASSAYLPIFLLLVLAAFTKSAQVPFHFWLPNAMEAPTPVSAFLHSATMVQAGVYLLLRTSPILGGTAIWEGVLVVFGAATLIWGSLGALRQTDLKQMLAQTTIASLGLLVLLIGLGSELAINAAIVYFVAHALYKAALFLVVGVIDHETGTRDITLLRGLRGKMPLTFAAAVLAGLSMVGLPLTVGYLAKEEMYAALAGGDFTQIVVLIVLIAGNGLLAGVGLAVAIKPFFGTHVPTPTAPHEGGPSLLAGPVVLSVLGIAAGIKAATVGMFLMAPAATAVLGHYVESHLKLVVDPTSLLLWLSVATWAVGVATFLYLDAIRSLLRRGYNAVGWTFDKGFDSAMFGLIRFAATTTRFFHHGRLELYIVVLFVMMVLAVALPLVLLGGLPAMPAFPALTFYEWGIFIVAITGLITLLLAPSRLVAIVSLGVQGLAVAMLFLLFGAPDLAFTQFMVEILSVVILALVMTRLKLDLRDRREFEDFVRDGTISVAAGAAVMVLLLVVVSGPLDTRLSDFFTQTSVAIAHGHNIVNVILVDYRGLDTLGEISVVMTAGIAVLALLRRRKRGEGARQATAKTKERVQA, encoded by the coding sequence GTGGCCCCTTCGCTTGATCAGACCATAACGCTCATCGCCATCGCGCCTTTTCTCGCGGCCATCCTCGCCCCATTCATCTTTCGCTTCGCCGGTTCCTATTCGGGCTGGATCCTGGCGATCGTGCCCGCGGCGATCTTTCTCTATGTGCTCAACTTCATCGAGCCGGTCGCGGCCAATGGCGCGGTGAGAGCAGGACTGGACTGGATTCCCTCCTACGACCTGCGGTTTTCCTTCCTGCTCGATGGGCTCAGCCTCACCTTCGCGCTGACCATTGCCGGGGTTGGCACGCTCATCCTCATCTATTCGGGCGGCTACCTCAAAGGCCACCCGCACCAGGGGCGCTTTCTTGCCTATATGCTCGCCTTCATGGGGGCGATGCTGGGGCTGGTGACGGCCGACAACCTGGTCTCGCTGGTCCTGTTCTGGGAGCTGACCAGCGTCACCTCGTTCCTGCTGATCGGCTTCGACCATATGCGCCAGGCGGCGCGCCGCGCCGCCATACAGGCGCTGGTCGTCACCGGGGCAGGTGGCCTTGCGCTGCTGCTCGGAGCGGTGATCCTCCATCAGGTCGCCGGGAATTGGGAACTCAGCGCCATCCTGGGGCAGGGCGAGGTGGTGCGCGCCAGCTCGGCCTACCTGCCGATCTTCCTGCTGCTGGTGCTGGCCGCCTTCACCAAGTCGGCCCAGGTGCCGTTCCATTTCTGGCTGCCCAACGCCATGGAAGCGCCGACCCCGGTCTCCGCTTTCCTGCATTCGGCAACGATGGTGCAGGCCGGCGTCTACCTGCTGTTGCGCACGTCGCCGATCCTCGGAGGCACCGCGATCTGGGAAGGGGTGCTCGTCGTCTTCGGCGCCGCCACCCTCATCTGGGGTTCGCTCGGGGCGCTGCGCCAGACCGACCTCAAGCAGATGCTGGCCCAGACCACCATCGCCTCGCTCGGCCTTCTCGTCCTTCTCATCGGGCTGGGGTCCGAACTGGCGATCAATGCCGCCATCGTCTATTTCGTGGCCCACGCGCTCTACAAGGCCGCCCTGTTCCTCGTGGTCGGCGTCATCGATCACGAGACGGGTACGCGCGACATCACGCTGCTGCGCGGCCTACGGGGCAAGATGCCGCTCACCTTCGCGGCGGCGGTGCTGGCGGGCCTCTCCATGGTCGGCCTGCCCCTGACGGTGGGCTACCTCGCCAAGGAGGAAATGTACGCCGCCCTCGCCGGTGGCGATTTCACCCAGATCGTTGTGCTGATCGTCCTCATCGCCGGCAACGGCCTGCTGGCCGGCGTCGGCCTGGCGGTCGCCATTAAACCCTTCTTCGGCACGCATGTCCCGACTCCGACCGCTCCTCACGAGGGTGGCCCGAGCCTGCTGGCCGGCCCGGTCGTTCTCTCGGTGCTCGGCATCGCCGCCGGCATCAAGGCCGCCACGGTCGGCATGTTCCTGATGGCCCCGGCCGCGACGGCCGTGCTCGGACACTATGTCGAGAGCCACCTCAAGCTGGTCGTGGACCCGACGAGCCTGTTGCTGTGGCTTTCGGTGGCGACCTGGGCGGTGGGTGTTGCGACCTTCCTCTATCTCGACGCCATCCGCTCGCTGCTGCGCCGCGGGTACAATGCGGTGGGCTGGACCTTCGACAAGGGCTTCGACAGCGCCATGTTCGGGCTCATCCGCTTCGCGGCAACCACCACGCGGTTCTTCCACCACGGACGGCTCGAGCTCTATATCGTGGTGCTGTTCGTGATGATGGTGCTGGCAGTGGCCCTGCCGCTGGTGCTGCTCGGCGGCCTCCCGGCCATGCCCGCCTTCCCGGCGCTGACCTTCTACGAGTGGGGCATCTTCATCGTGGCGATCACCGGGCTCATCACGCTGCTCCTGGCGCCTTCGCGGCTGGTGGCCATCGTGTCGCTGGGCGTCCAGGGCCTGGCGGTCGCCATGCTCTTCCTCTTGTTCGGCGCGCCCGACCTCGCCTTCACCCAGTTCATGGTCGAAATCCTTTCGGTCGTGATCCTGGCCCTGGTGATGACCCGGCTCAAGCTCGACCTGCGTGACCGGCGCGAGTTCGAGGACTTCGTGCGCGACGGCACCATCTCGGTCGCGGCCGGTGCCGCGGTGATGGTGCTGCTGCTGGTCGTCGTCTCCGGACCGCTCGACACGCGGCTGTCGGACTTCTTTACCCAGACCAGCGTGGCGATCGCCCACGGGCACAACATCGTCAACGTGATCCTGGTGGACTACCGCGGCCTGGATACGCTCGGCGAGATCTCGGTGGTGATGACCGCCGGCATCGCCGTGCTCGCCCTGCTGCGTCGCCGCAAGCGCGGCGAGGGGGCACGCCAGGCGACTGCAAAAACCAAGGAAAGGGTGCAGGCATGA